The following coding sequences lie in one Patescibacteria group bacterium genomic window:
- the mreC gene encoding rod shape-determining protein MreC, giving the protein MPVSLGRRLGKIGAALLIIFLLANPYVWGFIVGTFQYVTVPVVTTWSRTVDWFGVFLKAQELKKQNNELIDQVAGLSFLEADKEQLKKDNVELKSLLNLSKPLDWQAQAVEVLGRQSDDSGTLYLINAGQQQNLQPGLAVVAGLKTNEGSYGGLLVGTIKSVNEKTAGFILTTSPNSRLVSQVLNDSRTQGLAVGEYNLALRIRYLPQDQSVEVGELAVTSNTDPQLPSGLLLGVVSAIEANEGSFFKSAVVTPPVKLDRFKYLYVLKKP; this is encoded by the coding sequence ATGCCAGTTAGTTTAGGGCGCCGCTTAGGTAAAATAGGAGCGGCTTTACTGATTATTTTTCTTTTAGCCAATCCTTATGTTTGGGGTTTTATAGTTGGTACATTTCAATATGTTACTGTTCCAGTGGTTACCACTTGGAGCCGGACGGTTGATTGGTTTGGGGTATTTTTAAAAGCTCAAGAACTAAAAAAACAGAATAACGAATTAATAGATCAGGTAGCTGGGTTATCTTTTTTAGAGGCGGACAAAGAACAATTAAAAAAAGATAACGTTGAATTAAAATCTTTACTGAATTTATCTAAACCTTTAGATTGGCAAGCTCAAGCTGTTGAAGTGCTTGGGCGACAAAGCGATGATAGTGGGACATTATATTTAATAAACGCTGGTCAGCAACAGAATTTACAGCCTGGTTTGGCTGTGGTCGCTGGACTTAAAACTAATGAAGGTTCTTACGGTGGATTATTAGTAGGTACTATAAAAAGTGTTAATGAAAAAACAGCTGGTTTTATTTTAACTACTAGCCCTAATAGTCGTTTAGTTTCCCAAGTCTTAAATGATAGTCGTACTCAGGGTTTAGCAGTGGGTGAATATAATTTAGCTTTACGTATTCGTTATTTACCTCAGGATCAGTCGGTGGAGGTAGGAGAGTTAGCTGTGACTAGTAATACTGATCCGCAATTACCGAGCGGTCTTTTGTTGGGAGTGGTTTCGGCTATTGAGGCTAACGAAGGATCCTTTTTTAAATCGGCTGTGGTAACTCCGCCAGTTAAATTAGACCGTTTTAAATATCTTTACGTTTTAAAAAAACCATAA